The proteins below come from a single Cervus canadensis isolate Bull #8, Minnesota chromosome 2, ASM1932006v1, whole genome shotgun sequence genomic window:
- the CELF3 gene encoding CUGBP Elav-like family member 3 isoform X4 codes for MNRPIQVKPADSESRGEDRKLFVGMLGKQQTDEDVRKMFEPFGTIDECTVLRGPDGTSKGCAFVKFQTHAEAQAAINTLHSSRTLPGASSSLVVKFADTEKERGLRRMQQVATQLGMFSPIALQFGAYSAYTQALMQQQAALVAAHSAYLSPMATMAAVQMQHMAAINANGLIATPITPSSGTSTPPAIAATPVSAIPAALGVNGYSPVPTQPTGQPAPDALYPNGVHPYPAQSPAAPVDPLQQAYAGMQHYTAAYPAAYSLVAPAFPQPPALVAQQPPPPPQQQQQQQQQQQQREGPDGCNIFIYHLPQEFTDSEILQMFVPFGHVISAKVFVDRATNQSKCFGFVSFDNPASAQAAIQAMNGFQIGMKRLKVQLKRPKDANRPY; via the exons aTGAACAGGCCAATCCAGGTCAAGCCAGCCGACAGCGAGAGCCGAGGAG AAGACCGGAAGCTCTTTGTGGGGATGCTAGGGAAGCAGCAGACAGATGAGGACGTCCGGAAGATGTTCGAGCCTTTCGGGACCATAGACGAGTGCACTGTGCTCCGGGGCCCAGACGGCACCAGCAAAG GCTGCGCCTTCGTGAAGTTCCAGACCCATGCGGAGGCCCAGGCAGCCATCAACACCCTTCACAGCAGCCGGACCCTGCCG ggtgcctcatccagcctggtgGTGAAGTTTGCCGACACGGAGAAGGAGCGCGGTCTCCGCCGAATGCAGCAGGTGGCCACCCAGCTGGGCATGTTCAGCCCCATCGCTCTCCAGTTCGGCGCCTACAGCGCCTACACCCAGGCT CTGATGCAGCAGCAGGCGGCCCTGGTAGCGGCTCATAGTGCCTACCTCAGCCCCATGGCCACCATGGCTGCCGTGCAGATGCAGCACATGGCCGCCATCAATGCCAACGGCCTCATTGCCACCCCCATCACCCCTTCCTCAG GAACCAGCACGCCTCCTGCCATCGCTGCCACACCCGTCTCTGCCATCCCTGCTGCCCTGGGCGTCAACGGCTACAGCCCAGTGCCCACCCAGCCCACCGGGCAGCCGGCCCCTGACGCTCTATATCCCAACGGGGTTCACCCCTACCCAG CCCAGAGCCCCGCGGCCCCCGTGGACCCCCTGCAGCAGGCCTACGCAGGGATGCAGCACTATACAG cagcTTACCCAGCAGCCTACAGCCTGGTGGCACCCGCGTTCCCGCAGCCTCCTGCTCTGGTGGCCCAgcagcccccgccgcccccccagcagcagcagcagcagcagcagcagcagcagcaacgggAAG GCCCTGACGGCTGCAACATCTTCATCTACCACCTGCCCCAGGAGTTCACGGACTCAGAGATCCTCCAGATGTTTGTCCCCTTTGGCCACGTCATCTCAGCCAAAGTCTTTGTTGACAGAGCCACCAATCAGAGCAAGTGTTTTG GCTTTGTGAGTTTCGACAATCCGGCCAGCGCCCAGGCTGCCATCCAGGCCATGAACGGTTTCCAGATTGGCATGAAGCGCCTCAAAGTCCAGTTAAAGCGGCCTAAGGATGCCAATCGGCCCTACTGA
- the CELF3 gene encoding CUGBP Elav-like family member 3 isoform X3, which produces MKEPDAIKLFVGQIPRHLEEKDLKPIFEQFGRIFELTVIKDKYTGLHKGCAFLTYCARDSALKAQSALHEQKTLPGMNRPIQVKPADSESRGDRKLFVGMLGKQQTDEDVRKMFEPFGTIDECTVLRGPDGTSKGCAFVKFQTHAEAQAAINTLHSSRTLPGASSSLVVKFADTEKERGLRRMQQVATQLGMFSPIALQFGAYSAYTQALMQQQAALVAAHSAYLSPMATMAAVQMQHMAAINANGLIATPITPSSGTSTPPAIAATPVSAIPAALGVNGYSPVPTQPTGQPAPDALYPNGVHPYPAQSPAAPVDPLQQAYAGMQHYTAAYPAAYSLVAPAFPQPPALVAQQPPPPPQQQQQQQQQQQQREGPDGCNIFIYHLPQEFTDSEILQMFVPFGHVISAKVFVDRATNQSKCFGFVSFDNPASAQAAIQAMNGFQIGMKRLKVQLKRPKDANRPY; this is translated from the exons ATGAAGGAACCGGATGCCATCAAGCTGTTTGTGGGGCAGATCCCGAGGCACCTGGAGGAAAAGGACCTGAAACCCATCTTCGAACAGTTCGGTCGGATCTTCGAGCTGACTGTCATCAAGGACAAGTACACCGGGCTGCACAAGG gATGTGCCTTCCTGACATACTGTGCCCGCGATTCAGCCCTGAAGGCCCAGAGCGCCCTGCACGAACAGAAGACGCTTCCAGGG aTGAACAGGCCAATCCAGGTCAAGCCAGCCGACAGCGAGAGCCGAGGAG ACCGGAAGCTCTTTGTGGGGATGCTAGGGAAGCAGCAGACAGATGAGGACGTCCGGAAGATGTTCGAGCCTTTCGGGACCATAGACGAGTGCACTGTGCTCCGGGGCCCAGACGGCACCAGCAAAG GCTGCGCCTTCGTGAAGTTCCAGACCCATGCGGAGGCCCAGGCAGCCATCAACACCCTTCACAGCAGCCGGACCCTGCCG ggtgcctcatccagcctggtgGTGAAGTTTGCCGACACGGAGAAGGAGCGCGGTCTCCGCCGAATGCAGCAGGTGGCCACCCAGCTGGGCATGTTCAGCCCCATCGCTCTCCAGTTCGGCGCCTACAGCGCCTACACCCAGGCT CTGATGCAGCAGCAGGCGGCCCTGGTAGCGGCTCATAGTGCCTACCTCAGCCCCATGGCCACCATGGCTGCCGTGCAGATGCAGCACATGGCCGCCATCAATGCCAACGGCCTCATTGCCACCCCCATCACCCCTTCCTCAG GAACCAGCACGCCTCCTGCCATCGCTGCCACACCCGTCTCTGCCATCCCTGCTGCCCTGGGCGTCAACGGCTACAGCCCAGTGCCCACCCAGCCCACCGGGCAGCCGGCCCCTGACGCTCTATATCCCAACGGGGTTCACCCCTACCCAG CCCAGAGCCCCGCGGCCCCCGTGGACCCCCTGCAGCAGGCCTACGCAGGGATGCAGCACTATACAG cagcTTACCCAGCAGCCTACAGCCTGGTGGCACCCGCGTTCCCGCAGCCTCCTGCTCTGGTGGCCCAgcagcccccgccgcccccccagcagcagcagcagcagcagcagcagcagcagcaacgggAAG GCCCTGACGGCTGCAACATCTTCATCTACCACCTGCCCCAGGAGTTCACGGACTCAGAGATCCTCCAGATGTTTGTCCCCTTTGGCCACGTCATCTCAGCCAAAGTCTTTGTTGACAGAGCCACCAATCAGAGCAAGTGTTTTG GCTTTGTGAGTTTCGACAATCCGGCCAGCGCCCAGGCTGCCATCCAGGCCATGAACGGTTTCCAGATTGGCATGAAGCGCCTCAAAGTCCAGTTAAAGCGGCCTAAGGATGCCAATCGGCCCTACTGA
- the CELF3 gene encoding CUGBP Elav-like family member 3 isoform X2 produces the protein MKEPDAIKLFVGQIPRHLEEKDLKPIFEQFGRIFELTVIKDKYTGLHKGCAFLTYCARDSALKAQSALHEQKTLPGMNRPIQVKPADSESRGEDRKLFVGMLGKQQTDEDVRKMFEPFGTIDECTVLRGPDGTSKGCAFVKFQTHAEAQAAINTLHSSRTLPGASSSLVVKFADTEKERGLRRMQQVATQLGMFSPIALQFGAYSAYTQALMQQQAALVAAHSAYLSPMATMAAVQMQHMAAINANGLIATPITPSSGTSTPPAIAATPVSAIPAALGVNGYSPVPTQPTGQPAPDALYPNGVHPYPAQSPAAPVDPLQQAYAGMQHYTAYPAAYSLVAPAFPQPPALVAQQPPPPPQQQQQQQQQQQQREGPDGCNIFIYHLPQEFTDSEILQMFVPFGHVISAKVFVDRATNQSKCFGFVSFDNPASAQAAIQAMNGFQIGMKRLKVQLKRPKDANRPY, from the exons ATGAAGGAACCGGATGCCATCAAGCTGTTTGTGGGGCAGATCCCGAGGCACCTGGAGGAAAAGGACCTGAAACCCATCTTCGAACAGTTCGGTCGGATCTTCGAGCTGACTGTCATCAAGGACAAGTACACCGGGCTGCACAAGG gATGTGCCTTCCTGACATACTGTGCCCGCGATTCAGCCCTGAAGGCCCAGAGCGCCCTGCACGAACAGAAGACGCTTCCAGGG aTGAACAGGCCAATCCAGGTCAAGCCAGCCGACAGCGAGAGCCGAGGAG AAGACCGGAAGCTCTTTGTGGGGATGCTAGGGAAGCAGCAGACAGATGAGGACGTCCGGAAGATGTTCGAGCCTTTCGGGACCATAGACGAGTGCACTGTGCTCCGGGGCCCAGACGGCACCAGCAAAG GCTGCGCCTTCGTGAAGTTCCAGACCCATGCGGAGGCCCAGGCAGCCATCAACACCCTTCACAGCAGCCGGACCCTGCCG ggtgcctcatccagcctggtgGTGAAGTTTGCCGACACGGAGAAGGAGCGCGGTCTCCGCCGAATGCAGCAGGTGGCCACCCAGCTGGGCATGTTCAGCCCCATCGCTCTCCAGTTCGGCGCCTACAGCGCCTACACCCAGGCT CTGATGCAGCAGCAGGCGGCCCTGGTAGCGGCTCATAGTGCCTACCTCAGCCCCATGGCCACCATGGCTGCCGTGCAGATGCAGCACATGGCCGCCATCAATGCCAACGGCCTCATTGCCACCCCCATCACCCCTTCCTCAG GAACCAGCACGCCTCCTGCCATCGCTGCCACACCCGTCTCTGCCATCCCTGCTGCCCTGGGCGTCAACGGCTACAGCCCAGTGCCCACCCAGCCCACCGGGCAGCCGGCCCCTGACGCTCTATATCCCAACGGGGTTCACCCCTACCCAG CCCAGAGCCCCGCGGCCCCCGTGGACCCCCTGCAGCAGGCCTACGCAGGGATGCAGCACTATACAG cTTACCCAGCAGCCTACAGCCTGGTGGCACCCGCGTTCCCGCAGCCTCCTGCTCTGGTGGCCCAgcagcccccgccgcccccccagcagcagcagcagcagcagcagcagcagcagcaacgggAAG GCCCTGACGGCTGCAACATCTTCATCTACCACCTGCCCCAGGAGTTCACGGACTCAGAGATCCTCCAGATGTTTGTCCCCTTTGGCCACGTCATCTCAGCCAAAGTCTTTGTTGACAGAGCCACCAATCAGAGCAAGTGTTTTG GCTTTGTGAGTTTCGACAATCCGGCCAGCGCCCAGGCTGCCATCCAGGCCATGAACGGTTTCCAGATTGGCATGAAGCGCCTCAAAGTCCAGTTAAAGCGGCCTAAGGATGCCAATCGGCCCTACTGA
- the CELF3 gene encoding CUGBP Elav-like family member 3 isoform X1 has translation MKEPDAIKLFVGQIPRHLEEKDLKPIFEQFGRIFELTVIKDKYTGLHKGCAFLTYCARDSALKAQSALHEQKTLPGMNRPIQVKPADSESRGEDRKLFVGMLGKQQTDEDVRKMFEPFGTIDECTVLRGPDGTSKGCAFVKFQTHAEAQAAINTLHSSRTLPGASSSLVVKFADTEKERGLRRMQQVATQLGMFSPIALQFGAYSAYTQALMQQQAALVAAHSAYLSPMATMAAVQMQHMAAINANGLIATPITPSSGTSTPPAIAATPVSAIPAALGVNGYSPVPTQPTGQPAPDALYPNGVHPYPAQSPAAPVDPLQQAYAGMQHYTAAYPAAYSLVAPAFPQPPALVAQQPPPPPQQQQQQQQQQQQREGPDGCNIFIYHLPQEFTDSEILQMFVPFGHVISAKVFVDRATNQSKCFGFVSFDNPASAQAAIQAMNGFQIGMKRLKVQLKRPKDANRPY, from the exons ATGAAGGAACCGGATGCCATCAAGCTGTTTGTGGGGCAGATCCCGAGGCACCTGGAGGAAAAGGACCTGAAACCCATCTTCGAACAGTTCGGTCGGATCTTCGAGCTGACTGTCATCAAGGACAAGTACACCGGGCTGCACAAGG gATGTGCCTTCCTGACATACTGTGCCCGCGATTCAGCCCTGAAGGCCCAGAGCGCCCTGCACGAACAGAAGACGCTTCCAGGG aTGAACAGGCCAATCCAGGTCAAGCCAGCCGACAGCGAGAGCCGAGGAG AAGACCGGAAGCTCTTTGTGGGGATGCTAGGGAAGCAGCAGACAGATGAGGACGTCCGGAAGATGTTCGAGCCTTTCGGGACCATAGACGAGTGCACTGTGCTCCGGGGCCCAGACGGCACCAGCAAAG GCTGCGCCTTCGTGAAGTTCCAGACCCATGCGGAGGCCCAGGCAGCCATCAACACCCTTCACAGCAGCCGGACCCTGCCG ggtgcctcatccagcctggtgGTGAAGTTTGCCGACACGGAGAAGGAGCGCGGTCTCCGCCGAATGCAGCAGGTGGCCACCCAGCTGGGCATGTTCAGCCCCATCGCTCTCCAGTTCGGCGCCTACAGCGCCTACACCCAGGCT CTGATGCAGCAGCAGGCGGCCCTGGTAGCGGCTCATAGTGCCTACCTCAGCCCCATGGCCACCATGGCTGCCGTGCAGATGCAGCACATGGCCGCCATCAATGCCAACGGCCTCATTGCCACCCCCATCACCCCTTCCTCAG GAACCAGCACGCCTCCTGCCATCGCTGCCACACCCGTCTCTGCCATCCCTGCTGCCCTGGGCGTCAACGGCTACAGCCCAGTGCCCACCCAGCCCACCGGGCAGCCGGCCCCTGACGCTCTATATCCCAACGGGGTTCACCCCTACCCAG CCCAGAGCCCCGCGGCCCCCGTGGACCCCCTGCAGCAGGCCTACGCAGGGATGCAGCACTATACAG cagcTTACCCAGCAGCCTACAGCCTGGTGGCACCCGCGTTCCCGCAGCCTCCTGCTCTGGTGGCCCAgcagcccccgccgcccccccagcagcagcagcagcagcagcagcagcagcagcaacgggAAG GCCCTGACGGCTGCAACATCTTCATCTACCACCTGCCCCAGGAGTTCACGGACTCAGAGATCCTCCAGATGTTTGTCCCCTTTGGCCACGTCATCTCAGCCAAAGTCTTTGTTGACAGAGCCACCAATCAGAGCAAGTGTTTTG GCTTTGTGAGTTTCGACAATCCGGCCAGCGCCCAGGCTGCCATCCAGGCCATGAACGGTTTCCAGATTGGCATGAAGCGCCTCAAAGTCCAGTTAAAGCGGCCTAAGGATGCCAATCGGCCCTACTGA
- the CELF3 gene encoding CUGBP Elav-like family member 3 isoform X5 — MNRPIQVKPADSESRGDRKLFVGMLGKQQTDEDVRKMFEPFGTIDECTVLRGPDGTSKGCAFVKFQTHAEAQAAINTLHSSRTLPGASSSLVVKFADTEKERGLRRMQQVATQLGMFSPIALQFGAYSAYTQALMQQQAALVAAHSAYLSPMATMAAVQMQHMAAINANGLIATPITPSSGTSTPPAIAATPVSAIPAALGVNGYSPVPTQPTGQPAPDALYPNGVHPYPAQSPAAPVDPLQQAYAGMQHYTAAYPAAYSLVAPAFPQPPALVAQQPPPPPQQQQQQQQQQQQREGPDGCNIFIYHLPQEFTDSEILQMFVPFGHVISAKVFVDRATNQSKCFGFVSFDNPASAQAAIQAMNGFQIGMKRLKVQLKRPKDANRPY; from the exons aTGAACAGGCCAATCCAGGTCAAGCCAGCCGACAGCGAGAGCCGAGGAG ACCGGAAGCTCTTTGTGGGGATGCTAGGGAAGCAGCAGACAGATGAGGACGTCCGGAAGATGTTCGAGCCTTTCGGGACCATAGACGAGTGCACTGTGCTCCGGGGCCCAGACGGCACCAGCAAAG GCTGCGCCTTCGTGAAGTTCCAGACCCATGCGGAGGCCCAGGCAGCCATCAACACCCTTCACAGCAGCCGGACCCTGCCG ggtgcctcatccagcctggtgGTGAAGTTTGCCGACACGGAGAAGGAGCGCGGTCTCCGCCGAATGCAGCAGGTGGCCACCCAGCTGGGCATGTTCAGCCCCATCGCTCTCCAGTTCGGCGCCTACAGCGCCTACACCCAGGCT CTGATGCAGCAGCAGGCGGCCCTGGTAGCGGCTCATAGTGCCTACCTCAGCCCCATGGCCACCATGGCTGCCGTGCAGATGCAGCACATGGCCGCCATCAATGCCAACGGCCTCATTGCCACCCCCATCACCCCTTCCTCAG GAACCAGCACGCCTCCTGCCATCGCTGCCACACCCGTCTCTGCCATCCCTGCTGCCCTGGGCGTCAACGGCTACAGCCCAGTGCCCACCCAGCCCACCGGGCAGCCGGCCCCTGACGCTCTATATCCCAACGGGGTTCACCCCTACCCAG CCCAGAGCCCCGCGGCCCCCGTGGACCCCCTGCAGCAGGCCTACGCAGGGATGCAGCACTATACAG cagcTTACCCAGCAGCCTACAGCCTGGTGGCACCCGCGTTCCCGCAGCCTCCTGCTCTGGTGGCCCAgcagcccccgccgcccccccagcagcagcagcagcagcagcagcagcagcagcaacgggAAG GCCCTGACGGCTGCAACATCTTCATCTACCACCTGCCCCAGGAGTTCACGGACTCAGAGATCCTCCAGATGTTTGTCCCCTTTGGCCACGTCATCTCAGCCAAAGTCTTTGTTGACAGAGCCACCAATCAGAGCAAGTGTTTTG GCTTTGTGAGTTTCGACAATCCGGCCAGCGCCCAGGCTGCCATCCAGGCCATGAACGGTTTCCAGATTGGCATGAAGCGCCTCAAAGTCCAGTTAAAGCGGCCTAAGGATGCCAATCGGCCCTACTGA